GGCACCTCTTCAGCGAAGCCGTTCCCGCCGGACGGATCGACGAGCTGATCCGGGGCGGAAACCTCTACCCGGCGCCGCCCGGCTGAGATCGGGGATGGGCCGCCCGTTCCCCCCGCGCGAGCGCGATCGCGTGGGGCAGGAGGGGCGCGACCGCGAGGAAGCACTCCACGGCGCCGCGGGGGGATCCCGGGAGCGCGATGCAGAGGGCCGAGCCCGCGATGCCGGCGACCTGCCGGGAGAGATACGCGGCCGGAAGGGCCCGTCCGGTCTCCGCGCGCATCTTTTCCGCGAGGCCCGGGATCTCGAGGTCGAGCACGTCGCGAAACGCCTCCGGGGTCCGGTCGCGCGGCGAGACGCCGGTTCCTCCCGTCGACAGGATCAGGTCGAAACCGCCGGCGCTCCACCGGCGAATCTTCTCGGCGATCGCCGCCCGGTCGTCCGGAACGACGGCGAGTTCCCCGATCTCCGCCCCGAGCGCCTCCCGGCAGGCGGCGGCGAGGGCCGGGCCGCCCGAATCCTCGCGCTCTCCCGACGCGACGCCGTCGGAAACGGTGAGGACGGCCGCGCGGATCATCGTTTCCGCCGCGGGCTCCGCCCGGCCGCCGACCAGGTCCCGGAGCGCCCGCCGCTCTTCTCGACGAGCGCGATCTCGGCGATGCGGCAGGAGCGGTCGATTCCCTTCACCATGTCGTAGATCGCGAGCGCGGCCGCGGCGACCGCCGTGAGCGCTTCCATCTCCACGCCCGTCCGGGCTTCCGTGGTCGCCCGTACCGAGATCGCGGCGGACCGGCGCTTCGCGTCGAGCGCGATCTCGACCGAGATCCCGTCGAGGGGAACCGGGTGGCAGAGCGGAACGATCTCCGACGTGCGCTTGGCGGCCTGGATCGCGGCGATCCGGGCGACCGCGAGGGCGTCGCCCTTGGCGAGCGCGCCCCGGGCGAGCGCCGCGTAGGCCTCCCTCGACAGGCGCACCTCCCCTCGCGCCGCGGCGACCCGCCGCGTGACCGGTTTCTCCCCGACATCGACCATGCGCGCGTTTCCCCGCGCGTCCACGTGCGTTTGCCGCGCCATCGAGCCGATTCTAAGCGCGTCGGGCGTGAAATAATCCCGGCGTGCGCTCTCCCGCCGAGTTCGGCTTCGTCCGGGTCGCCGCCGCGGTGCCCCTCTGCGCCCCCGCGCGGCCCGACGTGAACGCCGAGAGAATCGCGGCGCTCGCCGCGAAGGCCGAGGAGGACGGCGCCCGGCTCGTCGTCTTTCCCGAGCTCGCCATCTCGGGGTACACCTGCGGGGATCTCTTCCTGCAGAAGCGGCTCGAGGAGGCGGTCCGGAACGCCGCGGGGGAGCTCGCCGGCGCGCTCCCCCGATCCCTCGTCACCGTCGTCGGGGCGCCATGGCGTTACCGGGGGATGCTGTTCAACGCGGCGCTCGTGTACTCGCGGGGAAAGCTCGCCGGAATCGTCCCGAAGACGTTCCTTCCGAACTACAAGGAGTTCTACGAGAAACGGTGGTTCGTGTCGGGCGCCGCGGTCGACGGCGGGGACTGCGACGTCGCCGGCGAAACGGTGCCCTTCGGCCGCGATCTGCTCTTCCGGGCCGCGTGGGAGCGCGAGGTCGTCGTCGGCATCGAGATCTGCGAGGACCTCTGGGTGCCGACCCCGCCGTCGTCGGCGCAGGCGCTCGCCGGC
The sequence above is a segment of the Thermoanaerobaculia bacterium genome. Coding sequences within it:
- a CDS encoding MogA/MoaB family molybdenum cofactor biosynthesis protein is translated as MIRAAVLTVSDGVASGEREDSGGPALAAACREALGAEIGELAVVPDDRAAIAEKIRRWSAGGFDLILSTGGTGVSPRDRTPEAFRDVLDLEIPGLAEKMRAETGRALPAAYLSRQVAGIAGSALCIALPGSPRGAVECFLAVAPLLPHAIALARGERAAHPRSQPGGAG
- the moaC gene encoding cyclic pyranopterin monophosphate synthase MoaC, with product MARQTHVDARGNARMVDVGEKPVTRRVAAARGEVRLSREAYAALARGALAKGDALAVARIAAIQAAKRTSEIVPLCHPVPLDGISVEIALDAKRRSAAISVRATTEARTGVEMEALTAVAAAALAIYDMVKGIDRSCRIAEIALVEKSGGRSGTWSAAGRSPRRKR